The window CTCGTCGCGCGCAGCCGTGCGCATGTCGAGGCCGTCAACAGATCGGGGCTGAAGATGATAGCCGACGGCATTGAACGCACGGCGCGTCCCATCGCCGTCACCGAGGCGCTGGGGCTTCCCCCGGCGGAGCTGCTTATCGTGCTGGTGAAATCTTTTGCCACTAAGTCGGCGATAGAGGGAGCACGCTCGCTCATTGGCGAGCGAACGGCGGTGCTGACGCTGCAGAACGGCCTCGGCAACGAGGAGCTAATCGCGGAGATGGTCGGCGCGGAAAAGGTCGTCAGCGGCAAGAGTTATCTTGGCGGCGTGCTCCTCTCTCCGGGAGTCGTCAAAGCGGGGATCAGCGCGAAAGAGACGGTAATAGGCGAGCTCGACGGCTCTGTCACGGAGAGGATCCGTGCGATCGCGGAGCTGTTTAACGCCGCCGGCATGAGGACGACGGTCAGCGAAAATATCAGGGGCCTCATCTGGGACAAGCTGCTGCTGAATTCGGCGACGGGCGCGGTGTCGGCCATAAGCGGCCTCTGCTACGGCGAGCTCTACAAATTGCCGGAGATGGAAAGGTCCGGATGCGCGGCGGTACGCGAAGGAATCGAGGCGGCGCGGAAGCTTGGGATCAAGCTCTCGTGCGAAGACCCGAAGAAAATATGGGAGAAGGCCAGGCGTGGCCTCGCCTACGACTTCAAGACCTCGATGCTGCAAAGCGTGGAGAGCGGACGGCCCACGGAGATAGATTTCATAAACGGGGCGCTGGCGCGCGCCGCGGAGGAGGCCGGCCTCACCGCGCCGGTAAACAGAACGCTCACGGCCTGTGTGAAGGGTATCGAGGCGGCAAACAAGCTAAAGGCGGAGGCTGCGAAGAGGGCAGTCGAACTGGACCATGCCGCGCTTTATGTGGGCGACATTGACGGCTGTGTAGAATTTTTTGAAAGGACATTTAAAATGTCCGTCGTTGACGATCGCAGAGATGACGCGCTGCGTCAGGCTTGGCTTGACGGAGGAATTCAACTGATAGAAAAGCCCTGCTGCGGCGGCGGGAAGCTGGCCCATATAGCGGTAGCCTGCGCCGATGTCAAAGAGAGGCTAGCCGCCGCCTTAGCCTGTGGTGCTGAACCCTTTCCCGGCAAAGAAAATTGGTTCACGGCGCCCGGCGAAATCGTGATAGAGCTGACGGAGGCGAACTGAACACATCCGGCGGCCTTGTCCCGCGTTCACGGGAGGGCGTTGATAAAAGACCGTGTCGCTGAAAAAAGAGAGGGGATTGTCCCCTCTCTTTTTTAGTATGACATGAATAATCCTGAAATTCTATAACGCCGGGCATCCATTGCCGCCTCCTTAACAGGCATGTCATTCCGTTTCGCGATAACTTCTATCGTTAAGCGAAATTGCAATCTTTATTTTCTTATCTATAATAAAACTATCAAATTTTTGTAGGAATTTTACAGATAAACAAGAGGATGGAAACGGCAATATTTCATTCCGCTGTTGGCGTATTGCCTGAAGGAGTGTGCAGAGATGAACAAATATCGCAGACATGGAGGCCCCGTTCCTGTACTTTCGGCTAGGGAGGCCGTAATGATGATAGAGGACGGGGCGGTGGTGGCGATCGTAGGAGCGGGCGGCGGCATCACCGAACCGACAAAGCTGATAGACGGTCTCGCCGAGCGTTTTCGTGAAACGGGCGAGCCGAAAAACCTGACTTTTTGGCACGCCACAGGCCTCGGCGACCGCGGCGACAGGGGCATGTCGCCGCTTGCGCAGCCGGGACTGGTGAAGCGCGCCATCGGAGGCCACTGGGGACAGTCTCCGCGTCTCGCGGAGATGGCCGAACGCAACGAGATCGAGGCATACTGTCTGCCGCAGGGAACGATGAGCCAGCTCTTGCGCACGGCGGCCGCGGGACAGCCCGGACTGCTTACCCATTCCGGCCTCAACACCTATATCGACCCGCGTCAGACGGGCGGCAGGCTCAACGCCCGTACCACGGAGGAGCTTATAGAACTCGTCGAGATGGACGGGCGGGAGTGGCTTTATTACCGGGCACCGAAGATAGACGTCGCGGTGATCAGGGGGACCACGGCGGATACCGACGGATACATCAGCATGGAGAGCGAGATTGCGTGGCTTGATTCGCTGCCGATGGCACAGGCAGCGCACAATAACGGCGGCATCGTCATCGCGCAGGTGAAGAACCTTGTCAAAGCGGGGACGATCCACCCGCGCGACGTGAAGATACCCGGCTATCTGGTGGACGCCGTGGTGGTTGATCCCGGCCAGTGCCAGCTCTATAACGCGCCGGAAAACCGCTTTCTCTGCGGCGATTATATCGCGGAAGAGGGCAAGTGCGAGTCGCTGCTGCTTAACGAACGCAAGGTCATAGCTAGGCGCGCGCTGATGGAAATAAGGGACGGCGACGTCGGCAACCTCGGAGTAGGGATATCGGACGGCATTGGCAGCGTCGCGCGCGAAGAGGGGCTCGGCGGCAATTTCACGCTGACGATCGAGACCGGTCCGATCGGCGGGGTGACGGCGCAGGGGATATTCTTTGGCGCCAGCGTAAATTCAAAGGCGCTTGCGGATATGCCGGCGCAGTTTGATTTTTACGGCGGCGGCGGTCTCGACGTCTGTTTCCTCAGCTTTGCCGAGGTAGATCCCGTCGGCAATGTCAACGTCAGCCGCTTCAACGGCAAGATCCAGGGAGTCGGAGGCTTCATCGACATATCTTCGCGCAGCAGGAAGATAATTTTCAGCGGCACGCTGACCGCAGGAGGGCTGAAGACTGCGGTCGGAGAGGGGCGGATCCGGATTGTGAGCGAGGGGCGTTTTAAAAAATTCCTTATGAAGACGGAGGAGATATCGTTCAGCGCCTCCGAGGCGCTGCGCAACGGACAGGAGGTCCTTTACCTAACCGAAAGGGCAGTCTTCCGCCTCACGAGCTCCGGCGTCATGCTCATCGAGGTCGCTCCCGGCATCGATATCGAACATGACGTCGTGGCGCACATGGGATTCCGCCCGCTGATCGCGGAAGAGGTCAAAATCATGGATTCGCGTCTGTTTGCCGAGGGGCGAATGGATATCAGGGAAGAATGGCTTAAATCGTAAGAACGATAAAAAATACTAAACAGGAGGACTTGAAGATGAAAAAATTTATGGTGGCAGCGGTACTTATTTTTGCGGCGATGTTGCTGAGTTTTGGAGCGCAGGCTGAGGCGGCGAAGCCAAAGGTGATGAAGGTCGGACTTGTGACGGCGCGCGACACGGCACAGGCCAAAGCGCTCGAACTCTTTATCAAAGAGGTGGAACAGAAGAGCGGCGGCGCGATCAAGGGCGAACTCTTCGCCGACGCGCAGCTCGGCGGCACGCGCGAAATGATAGAGGCACTCCAAAGCAACATTATTCAGGGCTATGTCGGCGGCGCGGCGGACTTGGCGCCCTTTGTTCCCAGCTTCAACGCACTTGAGCTGCACCTTATGGTGCCGCACGGCAGCTACAAAGATTACGAAGCTGCCGACAAAATATTCACGAGCGCGCCAGCGATGGAAATGCTCAAGGATCTCGAAAGGTCCAACATGAAGGGGTTGGCCTACTGGGAGAGCGGCTATAAACATATCACCAATAACAAAGGGCCGATTACGAAGCAGTCTCAGCTCAAGGGGCTGAAGGTGCGCAGCATAGAGAATCCCGGGCAGGTCGAGGCGCTCAAAATGCTCGGCGCGCTGCCGGTAATCGTTCCCTTCCCAGAGGTATTCACATCGCTGCAGCAAGGGCTTATCGACTCGCAGGAGAACCTTATCGGCAACATCATCAAATCCAACTTTTATCAGGCTCAGAAATATCTAACCCTCTCCGGCAACCTCTACCTGCGCGCGCCGCTTATAGTAAACAAGGGATTCTTCGATTCCTGTACTCCAGAGCAGCAGAAGATACTGACAGAGGCCGCGAAAAACGGGATTAAAAACATGAGGAGGCTGCTGATCGAAGAGGACACGCAGGGGCTGGCGTTCCTTAAGAGTAAGGGCATCGTCATCACTGAGGCGATGGAACCCAAAGAGGTTGTAAATATGCGTAACGAGCTTCGTCCGATGCAGGTCAAATATATCGAAAAATATGATCCGAAGAATGGTAAGGAGTTTATCAAAGTCATAGACGCGGCCTGGGCTGAATGGGAAAAGAAAAACGTTAAATAATACGACGACGGCAAGAGGGCGAAGCCGGAAGCTCCGCCCTCTTCCGCAAAAATTTTTACAGGAGTGAAAAATAGTGAAAGCTGCATTTCTAAAACTTATGGAAATTATAAACCGCGCAGTGATGATTTTCCTCGTATTCTTGTTGGCGCTGGCCTTTGTAATGCTCTTTACGCAGATATTTTCGCGGTACGTTCTGAAAATTCCCTTTCTAATGGGGGATGAAATAAGCCGCTATTCAACGGTGTGGATAGTATTCCTGGGTACGGCGCTCGCGGCGCGCGGCAACAAAATGATAAAAATGGAGGTCATCTATTCGATGCTTCCGTTCGCGGATAAGAACAGGGCTCTGTTTGAATGGTTCTGCCATATCATTACGATAATTTTCTTTTTCTTCGTCCTCACGTACGGACTGAATATGATGAAAATAAACAGTATGCAGGTGACGCCGATACTCGGCATAAAGATGGCGATACCCTACGCGGCGTTGCCCGTCGGTTCGTTTTTGATCATTGCGAATACGATTGCTTCGCTCTGCACGCTTAACTCCGGAAAGGAGATAGACCCGCTGGAAAAGATTGAGAGGGAATCGTCATGCTGATAATGTTCGGAACGCTTTTCATCTGCCTGCTGCTAACCGCCCCGATGGCCGTCTCGATCGGCCTTTCAGCGCTGACGATGATCTGGGCGAACGAAACGCCGACGATCGTGCTCGCGCAGCGGATGTTCTCTGCGGTTGACTCGGCGCCGCTGCTCGCGATACCTTTCTTTGTCCTCGCCGGTTCGCTCATGAAGGGCGGCGGTATCTCGCAGCGTCTTGTTAAATTCGCCGACGCCTGCGTGGGCGGCATCACGGGAGGGCTGTCGATCGTCGCTATCCTCGCCTCTATGTTCTTTGCCGCGATCTCGGGCTCCGGACCTGCCACGACGGCGGCGATCGGCTCCATTATGATACCGGCGATGCTGGCTAAAGGCTATAACATAAAGTTCGTCGCGGCGACGGAGGCTACTGCGGGGCAGCTGGGGGTCATCATCCCTCCCTCGATCCCCTTCGTGATATTCGGCCTCGCCACCGGCGTTTCCATAGGCGACCTTTTTATGGCGGGGGTTATGCCTGGGATACTGATCGGATGCAGCCTCATCCTCGTCGCCTATTGCGTGGCGAAGACGAACGGCTACAAGCCGGACAGGCCGCTGCCGTGGCGCGAGCGCTGGGAGGCCTTCAAGGAAAGCGTCTGGGCGCTATTTATGCCGGTCCTCATTCTGGGAGGTATCTATAAAGGCATATTCACGCCGACTGAATCGGCCGTGGTCGCCTCGGCTTACGCCCTCTTTGTCGGAGCCTTCGTCTATAAAGAGCTTAAACTGAAAGATCTCTTCCCGATATTCGCCGAGACGATCGTGCTGGTCTCCAAAATAATGATAATCATCTCGGCGGCAGGTATCTTCGCCTATATCCTTACGATCTACCGTATTCCACATCTTGTTGGCAACTGGTTCATCAGCATCACCGACAGCAAAATAATCTTCCTGCTTATTGTAAACTTGTTGCTTCTAATCGTCGGAATGTTTTTTGATACGACACCTGCCATCGTCGTACTTGCCCCGATACTAATGCCGGTGGCGACGAGCCTGGGCATCGCACCGCTCCATATGGGAGTGATCATAGTCTGCAACCTCGCGATCGGGTTCATCACGCCTCCGTTCGGAGTAAACCTCTTCGTTGCGAGCCAGCTGACGGGACTCCGCGTCGAGCAGATGGGACGCTACCTTTTGACGTACATAGGAGTGCTTGTTGTCGATATCCTGATGATATCCTATATCCCGGCCATCAGTTTATGGCTGCCTAGCCTCCTAATGAGATAATGTTTCACAAAACATAAACAAGGGAGAGAAATGATATGACAGACCGCCCGCGCGGAAAATTTTACGAAGAGCTGGAGATCGGTGACGAATTCACCACTCCGGCGCGCACGATAACGGAGAGCGACATTGTGATGTACGCCGCGCTCACCGGA is drawn from Cloacibacillus porcorum and contains these coding sequences:
- a CDS encoding 2-dehydropantoate 2-reductase, with translation MRTVILGAGSLGSAIGGALSLAGNNVTLVARSRAHVEAVNRSGLKMIADGIERTARPIAVTEALGLPPAELLIVLVKSFATKSAIEGARSLIGERTAVLTLQNGLGNEELIAEMVGAEKVVSGKSYLGGVLLSPGVVKAGISAKETVIGELDGSVTERIRAIAELFNAAGMRTTVSENIRGLIWDKLLLNSATGAVSAISGLCYGELYKLPEMERSGCAAVREGIEAARKLGIKLSCEDPKKIWEKARRGLAYDFKTSMLQSVESGRPTEIDFINGALARAAEEAGLTAPVNRTLTACVKGIEAANKLKAEAAKRAVELDHAALYVGDIDGCVEFFERTFKMSVVDDRRDDALRQAWLDGGIQLIEKPCCGGGKLAHIAVACADVKERLAAALACGAEPFPGKENWFTAPGEIVIELTEAN
- a CDS encoding acyl CoA:acetate/3-ketoacid CoA transferase, with product MNKYRRHGGPVPVLSAREAVMMIEDGAVVAIVGAGGGITEPTKLIDGLAERFRETGEPKNLTFWHATGLGDRGDRGMSPLAQPGLVKRAIGGHWGQSPRLAEMAERNEIEAYCLPQGTMSQLLRTAAAGQPGLLTHSGLNTYIDPRQTGGRLNARTTEELIELVEMDGREWLYYRAPKIDVAVIRGTTADTDGYISMESEIAWLDSLPMAQAAHNNGGIVIAQVKNLVKAGTIHPRDVKIPGYLVDAVVVDPGQCQLYNAPENRFLCGDYIAEEGKCESLLLNERKVIARRALMEIRDGDVGNLGVGISDGIGSVAREEGLGGNFTLTIETGPIGGVTAQGIFFGASVNSKALADMPAQFDFYGGGGLDVCFLSFAEVDPVGNVNVSRFNGKIQGVGGFIDISSRSRKIIFSGTLTAGGLKTAVGEGRIRIVSEGRFKKFLMKTEEISFSASEALRNGQEVLYLTERAVFRLTSSGVMLIEVAPGIDIEHDVVAHMGFRPLIAEEVKIMDSRLFAEGRMDIREEWLKS
- a CDS encoding TRAP transporter substrate-binding protein; the protein is MKKFMVAAVLIFAAMLLSFGAQAEAAKPKVMKVGLVTARDTAQAKALELFIKEVEQKSGGAIKGELFADAQLGGTREMIEALQSNIIQGYVGGAADLAPFVPSFNALELHLMVPHGSYKDYEAADKIFTSAPAMEMLKDLERSNMKGLAYWESGYKHITNNKGPITKQSQLKGLKVRSIENPGQVEALKMLGALPVIVPFPEVFTSLQQGLIDSQENLIGNIIKSNFYQAQKYLTLSGNLYLRAPLIVNKGFFDSCTPEQQKILTEAAKNGIKNMRRLLIEEDTQGLAFLKSKGIVITEAMEPKEVVNMRNELRPMQVKYIEKYDPKNGKEFIKVIDAAWAEWEKKNVK
- a CDS encoding TRAP transporter small permease, with translation MKAAFLKLMEIINRAVMIFLVFLLALAFVMLFTQIFSRYVLKIPFLMGDEISRYSTVWIVFLGTALAARGNKMIKMEVIYSMLPFADKNRALFEWFCHIITIIFFFFVLTYGLNMMKINSMQVTPILGIKMAIPYAALPVGSFLIIANTIASLCTLNSGKEIDPLEKIERESSC
- a CDS encoding TRAP transporter large permease: MLIMFGTLFICLLLTAPMAVSIGLSALTMIWANETPTIVLAQRMFSAVDSAPLLAIPFFVLAGSLMKGGGISQRLVKFADACVGGITGGLSIVAILASMFFAAISGSGPATTAAIGSIMIPAMLAKGYNIKFVAATEATAGQLGVIIPPSIPFVIFGLATGVSIGDLFMAGVMPGILIGCSLILVAYCVAKTNGYKPDRPLPWRERWEAFKESVWALFMPVLILGGIYKGIFTPTESAVVASAYALFVGAFVYKELKLKDLFPIFAETIVLVSKIMIIISAAGIFAYILTIYRIPHLVGNWFISITDSKIIFLLIVNLLLLIVGMFFDTTPAIVVLAPILMPVATSLGIAPLHMGVIIVCNLAIGFITPPFGVNLFVASQLTGLRVEQMGRYLLTYIGVLVVDILMISYIPAISLWLPSLLMR